Proteins encoded in a region of the Isosphaeraceae bacterium EP7 genome:
- the rfaE2 gene encoding D-glycero-beta-D-manno-heptose 1-phosphate adenylyltransferase has translation MAYDLIRRVETLGRPRILVVGDLILDRYVSGNAERISQEAPVPLLRADHREHRLGGAASVASMLRALEAEVMLVGGVGRDPEAAVVRSMLESLHVDTSLVVTLDDRPTTLKERYIGRAQDRHPQQMIRVDYETRDPIPVEVQASLGDAFPAAIAWADIVLISDYDKGVCTPPLLRSLIDACRAAGKRVVADPIRGKDYSRYRGVSAMTPNRLEAQLATGLAIQQPADALVLAQTLLDDLEMEASIVTLDRDGMALVRRDGRAEVIPTRPRQVYDITGAGDMVLSVVGLCLACGTDYDEAVALGNVAGGLEVEHFGVALLSRQQIMADLLDHSRPETTKLPDRDGLVAEVARHKAAGRRVVFTNGCFDILHVGHGRLLRQAAALGDYLVVGLNSDASVKRLKGISRPFNPQDARAELLAELGCVDAVAIFDEDTPLELINALRPDVLVKGGDYRPDQVVGRDEVESWGGSLALIPLVEGHSTTNIARKLTDKEIIAHPPTPTPPPPIIRDAQTANRSATARNA, from the coding sequence ATGGCCTACGACCTGATCCGGCGCGTCGAGACGCTGGGCCGACCCCGCATCCTCGTCGTCGGCGACCTCATCCTCGACCGTTACGTCTCGGGCAACGCCGAGCGGATCAGTCAGGAAGCCCCCGTCCCCCTGCTGCGGGCCGACCACCGCGAGCACAGGCTCGGCGGCGCCGCCAGCGTCGCCTCCATGCTCCGCGCCCTCGAAGCCGAGGTCATGCTCGTCGGCGGAGTCGGCCGAGACCCCGAGGCCGCCGTCGTCCGATCGATGCTCGAAAGTCTTCACGTCGACACCTCGCTGGTTGTCACCCTCGACGATCGCCCGACGACCCTGAAAGAGCGGTACATCGGCCGGGCCCAGGACCGGCACCCGCAGCAGATGATCCGGGTCGACTACGAGACCCGCGACCCGATCCCCGTCGAGGTCCAGGCCTCGCTCGGCGACGCCTTCCCCGCGGCCATCGCCTGGGCCGACATCGTCCTGATCTCCGACTACGACAAGGGGGTCTGCACGCCCCCCCTGCTCCGCTCGCTCATCGACGCCTGCCGGGCCGCCGGCAAGCGGGTCGTGGCCGACCCGATCCGCGGCAAGGACTACTCCCGCTACCGCGGCGTCAGCGCCATGACGCCCAACCGGCTCGAGGCCCAGCTCGCCACCGGCCTGGCGATCCAGCAGCCGGCCGACGCCCTGGTCCTGGCCCAGACGCTGCTCGACGACCTGGAGATGGAAGCCTCCATCGTCACCCTGGACCGCGACGGCATGGCGCTCGTCCGCCGCGACGGCCGGGCCGAGGTCATCCCGACCCGCCCCCGCCAGGTGTATGACATCACAGGCGCCGGCGACATGGTCCTCTCCGTCGTCGGCCTCTGCCTGGCCTGCGGAACCGACTACGACGAGGCCGTGGCCCTGGGCAACGTCGCGGGAGGCCTGGAAGTCGAGCATTTCGGCGTCGCCCTCCTCTCGCGCCAGCAGATCATGGCCGACCTGCTCGACCACTCCCGCCCCGAGACCACCAAGCTCCCCGACCGCGACGGCCTGGTCGCCGAGGTGGCCCGCCACAAGGCCGCCGGGCGCAGGGTTGTCTTTACCAATGGATGCTTTGATATCCTCCACGTCGGCCACGGACGCTTGCTCCGTCAGGCGGCCGCCCTGGGCGATTACCTGGTGGTCGGCCTGAACTCCGACGCCAGCGTGAAGCGCCTGAAGGGCATCTCTCGCCCCTTCAACCCCCAGGACGCCCGCGCCGAGCTGCTTGCCGAGCTGGGCTGCGTGGACGCCGTGGCCATCTTCGACGAAGACACCCCCCTGGAACTCATCAACGCCCTGCGTCCCGACGTCCTCGTCAAGGGCGGCGACTACCGCCCCGACCAGGTCGTCGGCCGCGACGAGGTCGAATCCTGGGGAGGAAGCCTCGCCCTCATCCCCCTGGTCGAGGGCCACTCGACCACCAACATCGCCCGCAAGCTCACCGACAAAGAAATCATCGCCCACCCCCCCACGCCCACCCCGCCCCCGCCCATCATCCGCGACGCCCAGACCGCCAACCGATCCGCAACCGCCCGCAACGCCTGA
- a CDS encoding response regulator, whose protein sequence is MSSEIVLADDDADLRKVYATWLRTSGYTVWEAANGAEALALVRDRKPGLLLLDVWMPAPNGIEVLEALKLDPVATRMRVVMLSSLGEADTRLECFALGASDYLVKGLALTDLKSYVDRALQADPAD, encoded by the coding sequence GTGTCCTCCGAGATCGTGCTGGCCGATGACGACGCCGACCTCCGCAAGGTTTATGCAACCTGGCTGCGGACCTCGGGATACACCGTCTGGGAGGCCGCCAACGGCGCCGAGGCGTTGGCCCTGGTCCGCGACCGAAAGCCGGGGCTGCTGCTGCTCGACGTCTGGATGCCCGCGCCCAACGGAATCGAGGTGCTGGAGGCCCTGAAGCTCGACCCCGTGGCGACCCGGATGCGGGTCGTGATGCTCTCCAGCCTGGGCGAGGCCGACACCCGGCTGGAATGCTTCGCCCTGGGGGCTAGCGATTATCTGGTCAAGGGCTTGGCGCTGACCGACCTCAAGTCCTATGTTGACCGGGCCTTGCAGGCCGACCCCGCCGACTGA
- a CDS encoding folylpolyglutamate synthase/dihydrofolate synthase family protein yields MPDDYQGCLDYLYGRLNYERVGMPRTPEELRLGRMRALLRRLGNPQDAYRIVHVAGTKGKGSTCSMIAAAVSASGRRVGLFTSPHLHRLEERFVVDGLDADAFDLVELTHLVRPAVEGLDLDSGDAGHRGPTFFEVTTAMGLLHFARRNAEVVVLEVGLGGRLDSTNVVRPEVSVITPISLDHTRQLGQTLGAIAGEKAGIIKAGRPVVSGAQGDEPRAAIRAEAERRGSTLRAIDADFHYRFEPPARPLTQPEAGRVSVQTWRTDWGTLDLPLLGDHQALNAAVTLATLDTLAEGGIEVSRDAVVRGFAGLSVPARVEVIGGRPWTVIDGAHNVASAEALARTLKACLPDVPRTLVFGATREKDMVGQLRALLPLFQTVIVTRYVENPRAVPVEEIADAIVDLGRPTPLTADDPAAALELARRVTPDSGLICVTGSLFLAAETRALILGHEPAPGPGKAVP; encoded by the coding sequence ATGCCCGACGACTACCAGGGCTGCCTGGACTACCTGTACGGCCGCCTGAACTACGAGCGCGTGGGCATGCCCCGCACGCCCGAGGAGCTGCGGCTGGGCCGGATGCGTGCCCTGCTCCGCAGGCTGGGCAACCCGCAGGACGCCTACCGGATCGTCCACGTCGCCGGCACCAAGGGGAAGGGCTCGACCTGCTCGATGATCGCCGCCGCGGTCAGTGCGTCTGGTCGCCGCGTCGGCCTGTTCACCTCGCCGCACCTGCACCGGCTCGAAGAGCGGTTCGTCGTCGACGGCCTGGACGCCGACGCGTTCGACCTCGTCGAGCTGACCCACCTGGTCCGGCCCGCCGTCGAGGGCCTAGACCTGGACTCGGGCGACGCGGGCCATCGCGGGCCGACCTTCTTCGAGGTCACCACCGCCATGGGCCTGCTCCACTTCGCCAGGCGCAACGCCGAGGTCGTGGTGCTGGAGGTCGGACTGGGCGGCCGGCTCGACTCGACCAACGTCGTCCGCCCCGAGGTCTCCGTCATCACGCCGATCTCGCTGGACCACACCCGCCAGCTGGGCCAGACCCTGGGCGCCATCGCCGGGGAGAAGGCCGGGATCATCAAGGCGGGCCGTCCGGTCGTCAGCGGAGCCCAGGGCGACGAGCCCCGCGCCGCGATCCGTGCCGAGGCCGAACGCCGTGGCTCGACCCTCCGCGCGATCGACGCCGACTTCCACTACCGCTTCGAGCCCCCCGCCCGCCCGTTGACCCAGCCCGAAGCCGGCCGCGTCTCGGTGCAGACCTGGCGGACCGACTGGGGGACGCTCGACCTGCCGCTGCTGGGCGACCACCAGGCCCTGAACGCCGCCGTGACCCTGGCGACGCTTGACACCCTGGCCGAAGGTGGCATCGAGGTGAGCCGCGACGCGGTTGTCCGCGGCTTCGCCGGCCTGTCCGTGCCGGCCCGGGTGGAGGTCATCGGCGGACGCCCCTGGACGGTCATCGACGGCGCCCACAACGTCGCCTCGGCCGAGGCCCTGGCCCGGACCCTGAAGGCCTGCCTGCCCGACGTGCCCCGCACCCTGGTCTTCGGCGCCACCCGCGAGAAGGACATGGTCGGCCAGCTTCGGGCCCTGCTCCCGCTGTTCCAGACCGTGATCGTGACCCGCTACGTGGAGAACCCCCGCGCGGTGCCGGTCGAGGAGATCGCCGATGCGATCGTCGACCTCGGCCGCCCCACCCCGCTGACCGCCGACGACCCCGCCGCCGCGCTTGAGCTGGCCCGCCGGGTCACGCCGGACTCCGGCCTGATCTGCGTCACCGGCTCCCTGTTCCTCGCCGCCGAGACCCGGGCGCTCATCCTGGGCCACGAGCCCGCCCCCGGGCCTGGCAAGGCGGTGCCATGA
- a CDS encoding DUF423 domain-containing protein, whose protein sequence is MNGSTWIRFGAIFGFLGVALGAFGAHGLKDRLAELGTSANFETAAQYQMYHALALLAVGLVGSLGRGSAALSVAGWSFSLGILVFSGSLYILSLTGLKWLGAITPIGGVALLVGWAALAVAASRSSAIP, encoded by the coding sequence ATGAACGGGTCAACATGGATCAGGTTCGGGGCAATCTTCGGGTTCCTGGGGGTCGCACTCGGGGCCTTCGGCGCCCATGGCCTGAAGGACCGGCTTGCCGAGCTGGGGACCTCCGCCAACTTCGAGACGGCCGCCCAGTATCAGATGTATCACGCCCTGGCCTTGCTGGCCGTCGGCCTGGTCGGCAGCCTGGGGCGTGGGAGTGCGGCCCTGTCGGTGGCGGGCTGGTCGTTCAGCCTCGGCATCCTGGTCTTCTCGGGGAGCCTGTACATTCTGTCGCTAACCGGCTTAAAATGGCTTGGCGCCATCACGCCGATCGGTGGTGTCGCCCTGCTCGTCGGCTGGGCGGCGCTAGCCGTCGCGGCGTCGCGGTCGTCGGCGATCCCCTGA
- a CDS encoding ACT domain-containing protein: MATYIVTVTSSDTVGIVHAVTGALHDQGGNILELSQTVMRNFFTIILAVEFPQPQDRAALQKAIASAGERFNLTVVVLEASSTPAAPAVPRGERFILTVLGADRPGNIRGIAGRLANRGVNIVDLHARTEGARFSLVMEAFLPPDLPPAEVRAELERFGKEQGLEAFVQHENIFLATSEPGPVRVSPAQIVAGGSQVPH; encoded by the coding sequence ATGGCCACTTATATCGTCACGGTCACGTCGAGCGACACCGTCGGCATCGTCCACGCGGTGACCGGGGCGCTGCACGATCAGGGGGGGAATATCCTGGAGCTGAGCCAGACGGTCATGAGGAACTTTTTCACGATCATCCTCGCCGTCGAGTTCCCTCAGCCCCAGGATCGAGCCGCCCTCCAGAAGGCCATCGCCAGCGCGGGCGAACGCTTCAACCTCACCGTCGTGGTGCTCGAGGCCTCGTCAACGCCCGCCGCGCCCGCCGTCCCGCGCGGCGAGCGGTTCATCCTGACCGTGCTGGGCGCCGACCGCCCGGGCAACATCCGGGGCATCGCCGGCCGACTTGCGAACCGTGGGGTCAACATCGTCGACCTGCACGCCCGGACCGAAGGGGCCCGCTTCTCGCTGGTCATGGAGGCGTTCCTGCCGCCGGATCTCCCTCCCGCCGAGGTCCGCGCCGAGCTCGAACGGTTCGGCAAGGAGCAGGGGCTGGAAGCGTTCGTCCAGCATGAGAATATCTTCCTGGCCACCTCCGAGCCGGGACCCGTCCGCGTCTCGCCCGCCCAGATCGTCGCGGGCGGCTCGCAGGTCCCGCACTGA
- a CDS encoding PFL family protein, whose translation MYRTEDVLATLGMVRQNKLDVRTVTMGIDLHSCASPDPKDLCERIAARLRKYAGRLKQVCEEVEGRYGIPIVNRRIAVSPIAGVAAGHDTEGYLAVARTLDAVAEEVGVDLVGGFSALVQKGWTEGEQRLILALPEVLSTTKRVCASVNVGTTAAGINMDAIGELGRVLVETSKRTASHDGFGCAKLVIFANAPNDNPFMAGAFHGAGEPDCVINIGVSGPGVVKAAVESFVANSPTRPTLGEIAEEIKSTAFRVTRVGELIGREVASRLGVAFGIVDLSLAPTPQVGDSVGEILQAMGISRLGGPGSTAALALLNDAVKKGGSYASSSVGGLSGAFIAVSEDSALAQAVENGDLTLAKLEAMTAVCSVGLDMIAVPGDTDAETLSALIADEVAIGVINHKTTAVRVIPVPGKKAGERAVFGGLFGEMIILPVHAPGGSGAFIRHGGRIPAPLSSLRN comes from the coding sequence GTGTACCGCACCGAGGACGTCCTGGCTACCCTGGGAATGGTCAGGCAGAACAAGCTTGACGTCCGGACCGTGACGATGGGCATCGACCTCCACAGCTGCGCCTCGCCCGATCCCAAGGACCTCTGCGAACGGATCGCCGCGCGGCTGAGGAAGTACGCCGGCCGGCTCAAGCAGGTCTGCGAGGAGGTCGAGGGCCGCTACGGCATCCCGATCGTCAACCGCCGGATCGCCGTCAGCCCGATCGCCGGAGTCGCCGCCGGCCACGACACCGAGGGCTATCTGGCCGTCGCCCGGACCCTCGACGCCGTGGCCGAGGAGGTGGGGGTCGACCTCGTCGGCGGGTTCTCCGCGCTCGTCCAGAAGGGCTGGACCGAGGGGGAGCAACGCCTGATCCTGGCCCTGCCCGAGGTCCTGTCCACGACCAAGCGCGTTTGCGCCTCGGTGAACGTGGGGACGACCGCCGCCGGCATCAACATGGATGCCATCGGCGAGCTGGGCCGGGTCCTGGTCGAGACCTCAAAGCGGACGGCGTCGCACGACGGCTTCGGCTGCGCCAAGCTGGTCATCTTCGCCAACGCGCCCAACGATAACCCGTTCATGGCCGGGGCCTTCCACGGGGCCGGCGAGCCTGACTGCGTCATCAACATCGGCGTCAGCGGCCCTGGCGTCGTCAAGGCGGCCGTCGAGAGCTTCGTGGCCAACTCGCCCACCAGGCCGACCCTCGGAGAGATCGCCGAGGAGATCAAGAGCACCGCCTTCCGCGTCACCCGCGTCGGCGAGCTGATCGGCCGCGAGGTCGCCTCCAGGCTGGGCGTCGCCTTCGGCATCGTCGACCTCTCGCTGGCCCCCACGCCGCAGGTCGGCGACAGCGTCGGCGAGATCCTCCAGGCCATGGGCATCAGCCGCCTCGGCGGGCCCGGCTCGACCGCCGCGCTCGCCCTGCTGAATGACGCCGTGAAGAAGGGGGGCAGCTACGCCTCGTCGAGCGTCGGCGGCCTCTCGGGCGCCTTCATCGCCGTCAGCGAGGACTCGGCCCTGGCCCAGGCCGTCGAGAATGGCGACCTGACCCTGGCCAAGCTGGAGGCGATGACCGCCGTCTGCTCGGTGGGCCTGGACATGATCGCCGTGCCGGGCGACACCGACGCCGAGACCCTCTCGGCGCTCATCGCCGACGAGGTCGCCATCGGCGTCATCAACCACAAGACCACCGCCGTCCGGGTCATCCCGGTCCCCGGCAAGAAGGCCGGCGAGCGCGCCGTCTTCGGCGGCCTCTTCGGCGAGATGATCATCCTCCCGGTCCACGCCCCCGGGGGCTCCGGGGCCTTCATCCGCCACGGAGGCCGCATCCCGGCGCCCCTGTCCAGCCTGCGCAATTGA
- a CDS encoding DUF1559 domain-containing protein yields MRAHRSSRCSGLTLIELLVVISIIAVLMALLLPAVQSAREASRRMQCSNHLKQVALALANYADAQGSLPIGSSSAQGWSTGSFFLMILPHLDAQPTYNIVNFSVNFAESQNATIHDARPSSLVCPSDPDASRRVRVDGAYAFELTPFPVPVRFTSYAGCTGLYYQFSRLPERLTQQNGLIVHRQTVTIAEITDGTSNTMLASEHAVSKLQEPERSEWHWWTSGYIGDTLFTGLYPINPFQKMPEVVADDNTGPYLEAASSMHPGGANFAFADGSVRWIKDTIDSWTNDLQTGLPPGLSYSGGIYKLAPQAKLGVYQKLMTRNGGEVIGDGF; encoded by the coding sequence ATGCGTGCTCACCGATCGAGTCGTTGCTCCGGTCTCACGCTCATCGAGCTGCTGGTTGTCATCTCGATTATCGCGGTGCTGATGGCACTGCTGCTGCCGGCCGTCCAGTCGGCCCGCGAGGCGTCGCGGCGGATGCAGTGCTCGAATCACTTAAAGCAGGTCGCCCTGGCCCTGGCCAACTACGCCGACGCCCAGGGGAGTCTGCCGATCGGCAGCAGTTCGGCTCAGGGATGGTCGACAGGGAGTTTTTTCCTGATGATCCTCCCGCACCTCGATGCCCAGCCGACCTATAACATCGTCAACTTCAGCGTGAACTTCGCCGAGTCTCAGAATGCGACGATCCACGACGCACGTCCCAGCAGCCTGGTTTGCCCGAGTGACCCCGACGCTTCCCGGCGGGTGAGGGTCGATGGAGCCTATGCATTCGAGCTCACTCCGTTCCCCGTGCCCGTGCGATTCACCAGCTATGCCGGCTGCACAGGGCTGTATTATCAGTTCAGCCGTCTCCCCGAGCGCCTCACCCAGCAAAACGGCCTGATCGTGCACCGACAGACCGTCACGATCGCGGAGATCACCGACGGGACGAGCAACACGATGTTGGCGAGCGAGCACGCCGTCTCGAAGCTCCAGGAACCCGAGCGGTCGGAATGGCACTGGTGGACCTCGGGTTACATCGGCGACACACTCTTCACCGGGCTGTATCCGATCAATCCGTTCCAGAAGATGCCCGAAGTCGTGGCCGACGACAATACCGGCCCATACCTCGAGGCGGCCTCGAGCATGCATCCCGGCGGGGCGAACTTCGCGTTCGCCGACGGCTCGGTCCGCTGGATCAAGGATACGATTGATTCCTGGACGAATGACCTGCAGACGGGCCTGCCCCCGGGGCTCAGCTACTCTGGCGGGATCTACAAGCTTGCCCCGCAGGCAAAGCTGGGGGTCTACCAGAAGCTAATGACCCGCAACGGCGGCGAGGTGATCGGCGACGGGTTCTGA
- a CDS encoding protein kinase, giving the protein MPHDPTGADQDLLGEIAEEFAARLRDGEAPSPSEYAGRYPTLAGEILELFPALVAIERFKSDEPDLRGKEAPEDEATGSGVPIRRMGDYLILREVGRGGMGVVYEAEQVSLGRRVALKLLPAHALSNQQVVLRFRREAKSAAGLHHTNIVPVFGIGEHEGVHYYVMQYIRGRGLDEVIRELQRSRQAEGLLGGPFDAGLTAAEASAADVAKALVTGSFPIPLAAGLGPSDDADTGPASIARTERGSSAKVQPRTTVERAGVGSGTAPRATSQPGLSGLNSVSDTSQHYWPGVARVGLQVARALQYAHSQGVLHRDIKPSNLLMDMQGTVWVADFGLAKAIADADLTHTGDVVGTLRYMAPERFDGLSDARSDIYALGLTLYELLTLRPAFDAVDRNRLIQQVTEGEPPRPRRLAPGIPRDLETICLKCIEKQPARRYDSAGALADDLQCWLEGRPVAARRVSHLERSIKWARRKPALAGLLGFSTASLVGGLILTSWYNLQLSRALADSRYQQDRAESGAYIANVNLVRRSIDVGDVAGALFELESLRPNAPGERDRRGFEWSYLWRLCAYEHLREWDAKAPVQSVAYSPDGRRLALGLGFGDKRGFEKTPGEVLICDAEDGGRPLRFKAHAGPVFDIAYSPDGREVATAGADRLARRWDARTGALLGEYGPFREVCNGVAFSPDGRLLATTSGDRYSIHGDRPDLNLHGEVAAWEIASHRRLWIEPCLAGSSTALGFTRGGSQVISGGSSLLQFRDALTGASLRTFPNWGALAMGFHPDGKRLGVASSDGSGVVITLESGQLSLRLTTVSNNELNHYGYLTDLAFSPPRGDQIAASFGREPSNMPDMPQLQSRRRTVNLWDGRGQLLFKMTANRGVVMCLAYRPDGGRLVTTDLKGGVHLWLTTSAKPPSTDKIYPGPIKALAVSPDGRRIAVGQADGSLRLDDHDGGRPAVSTPEGGVPILGLAFAPDGRTLAVANHSGLIRVVDADSGLTRLELSGHQGPTYGVAYRPDGREIASAGGDGTVRLWDPATGRSRSILRGHSGVVYAVTYSPDGRTVASAGGDGIVRLWASDDRRPDLAWEADRSMIHGLAFHPDGKSIATAGSDGVIKLWETADGRPLRTLSKHTRSVRLPKQTRSVWSLAFGGGGEPRLASVGRDSSVRIWDPLSGQEVLTLLGHSGDVVGLAFATDGSRLVSADTGGTVRVWEAGVNPFIDRGERPTSGSRTIEDR; this is encoded by the coding sequence ATGCCCCACGATCCGACTGGCGCCGACCAGGACCTGCTCGGGGAGATCGCCGAAGAATTCGCCGCGCGTCTCCGCGATGGAGAGGCTCCGTCTCCCTCCGAGTACGCGGGAAGATATCCCACCTTGGCGGGGGAGATCCTGGAGTTGTTTCCGGCCCTGGTGGCCATCGAGCGATTCAAATCGGACGAGCCCGACCTGCGGGGGAAAGAAGCGCCAGAGGACGAGGCCACCGGATCCGGCGTGCCGATCCGACGGATGGGGGACTACCTCATCCTCAGGGAGGTGGGCCGCGGCGGCATGGGGGTCGTCTACGAGGCCGAGCAGGTCTCGCTCGGGCGCCGCGTCGCGCTGAAGCTCCTGCCCGCACACGCCCTGTCCAACCAGCAGGTCGTGCTCCGCTTCCGCCGCGAGGCGAAGTCGGCGGCCGGCCTGCACCACACGAATATCGTGCCGGTCTTCGGAATCGGTGAGCACGAAGGCGTCCATTATTACGTCATGCAATACATCCGAGGACGCGGGCTCGACGAGGTGATCCGGGAATTGCAGCGATCTCGACAGGCCGAAGGCCTTCTGGGCGGGCCCTTCGACGCGGGCCTCACGGCGGCCGAGGCATCGGCCGCCGACGTGGCCAAGGCCCTCGTGACCGGGAGCTTCCCCATTCCCCTCGCTGCGGGCCTCGGGCCTTCGGACGACGCGGACACAGGGCCGGCCTCGATCGCACGGACCGAACGGGGATCGTCAGCGAAAGTGCAGCCCAGGACAACCGTCGAGCGGGCAGGAGTCGGGTCCGGCACCGCTCCGCGCGCGACGAGCCAGCCGGGGCTCTCCGGCCTCAATTCGGTATCCGATACGTCTCAACATTATTGGCCTGGAGTCGCTCGGGTCGGGCTTCAGGTTGCCAGAGCCTTGCAGTACGCCCATTCCCAGGGGGTCCTCCACCGCGACATCAAGCCCTCCAACCTGCTCATGGACATGCAAGGGACCGTCTGGGTCGCGGACTTCGGACTGGCCAAGGCGATCGCCGACGCCGACCTGACCCACACCGGCGACGTCGTCGGCACCCTCAGATACATGGCCCCCGAGCGGTTCGACGGCCTCTCCGACGCCCGCAGCGACATCTACGCCCTGGGCCTGACGCTCTACGAGTTGCTGACGCTCCGGCCGGCCTTCGACGCGGTCGACCGGAACCGCCTCATCCAGCAAGTAACCGAGGGTGAGCCGCCCCGGCCCCGCAGGCTCGCCCCGGGGATCCCGCGCGACCTCGAGACGATCTGCTTGAAGTGCATCGAGAAGCAGCCCGCGCGGCGGTATGACTCCGCGGGTGCGCTGGCCGACGACCTTCAATGCTGGCTGGAAGGACGGCCCGTCGCCGCCCGTCGCGTCTCGCACCTGGAGCGTTCCATCAAGTGGGCGAGGCGCAAGCCGGCGCTCGCAGGCCTGCTCGGCTTCTCGACCGCCTCCCTGGTCGGCGGCCTGATCCTGACCTCCTGGTACAACCTGCAGCTTTCGCGCGCACTGGCCGACTCCCGCTACCAGCAGGATCGGGCCGAGAGCGGCGCCTACATCGCGAACGTGAATCTCGTCCGCCGCTCGATCGACGTCGGCGACGTCGCCGGCGCGTTGTTCGAACTCGAAAGCCTCCGACCAAACGCGCCGGGCGAGCGCGATCGCCGGGGTTTCGAGTGGTCCTACCTCTGGCGCCTTTGCGCCTATGAACACCTGAGGGAGTGGGATGCCAAGGCGCCCGTCCAGAGCGTCGCTTACAGTCCGGACGGCCGGCGGCTCGCCCTGGGCCTCGGCTTCGGAGACAAGCGAGGTTTCGAGAAGACGCCGGGCGAGGTCCTGATCTGCGACGCCGAGGACGGGGGTCGCCCGCTCCGCTTCAAGGCCCACGCTGGACCGGTCTTCGACATCGCCTACTCCCCCGACGGCCGAGAGGTCGCCACCGCCGGGGCCGATCGACTGGCCCGCCGGTGGGACGCGAGAACCGGGGCGTTGCTCGGCGAATACGGCCCATTCCGGGAGGTCTGCAACGGGGTCGCCTTCAGCCCCGACGGCCGACTTCTCGCAACGACCAGCGGAGACCGTTACTCGATCCACGGCGATCGCCCCGATCTGAATCTCCACGGCGAGGTCGCTGCCTGGGAGATCGCATCGCACCGACGACTCTGGATCGAGCCCTGTTTGGCCGGCTCTTCGACCGCCTTGGGCTTTACCCGGGGCGGTTCCCAGGTCATCTCTGGCGGTAGCAGCCTGCTCCAGTTCCGCGACGCCCTCACGGGGGCCAGTCTCAGGACGTTTCCCAACTGGGGGGCTTTGGCCATGGGCTTCCACCCCGATGGGAAACGGTTGGGTGTCGCGAGCTCCGACGGCTCGGGCGTCGTGATTACCCTCGAATCGGGGCAGTTGTCGCTCCGTTTGACCACCGTCTCCAACAACGAGCTCAACCACTACGGGTACCTGACCGACCTCGCATTCTCCCCGCCGCGTGGGGACCAGATCGCCGCCAGCTTCGGTCGCGAGCCCTCCAACATGCCCGACATGCCCCAGTTGCAGTCCCGTCGACGGACCGTCAACCTCTGGGATGGCCGCGGTCAGTTGCTCTTCAAAATGACGGCGAACCGGGGAGTGGTGATGTGCCTGGCCTACCGGCCCGACGGCGGCCGACTCGTCACGACCGACCTGAAGGGCGGGGTCCACCTCTGGCTCACCACATCAGCCAAGCCGCCGTCGACCGACAAGATCTACCCGGGCCCGATCAAGGCATTGGCGGTCTCGCCCGATGGCCGCCGGATCGCGGTCGGCCAGGCCGACGGCTCGCTCCGCCTCGACGACCACGACGGCGGACGCCCCGCGGTCTCCACTCCCGAGGGAGGTGTCCCGATACTCGGACTGGCGTTCGCGCCCGACGGTCGGACCCTGGCCGTCGCGAACCACTCCGGCCTGATCCGGGTCGTCGATGCCGATTCCGGCCTGACGCGCCTGGAACTGTCAGGCCATCAAGGACCGACCTACGGAGTCGCCTACCGCCCCGATGGCCGCGAGATCGCCTCGGCCGGGGGCGACGGGACCGTGCGACTCTGGGACCCCGCGACGGGGCGGAGTCGTTCAATTCTGCGGGGCCACTCGGGCGTTGTCTACGCCGTCACCTACAGCCCTGACGGCCGGACCGTCGCCTCCGCCGGCGGAGACGGAATCGTCCGACTCTGGGCCTCGGACGATCGACGGCCCGACCTGGCCTGGGAGGCTGACCGTTCGATGATCCACGGCCTGGCATTCCACCCCGACGGGAAGTCGATCGCCACGGCCGGGTCCGACGGCGTCATCAAGCTGTGGGAGACCGCCGACGGCCGGCCGCTCCGGACCCTCTCCAAGCACACTCGAAGTGTCCGGTTGCCCAAGCAGACTCGGAGTGTCTGGAGTCTGGCCTTCGGCGGGGGAGGCGAGCCCAGACTGGCGTCGGTGGGCCGGGACTCCTCGGTCCGGATCTGGGACCCCCTCAGCGGCCAGGAGGTCCTGACCCTCCTCGGGCACTCCGGGGATGTCGTCGGCCTGGCGTTCGCCACCGACGGCAGTCGACTCGTCTCGGCCGACACGGGGGGGACGGTGCGGGTCTGGGAGGCCGGGGTCAATCCCTTCATCGATCGAGGGGAGCGCCCCACGTCAGGGTCGCGTACCATCGAGGACCGATGA